The stretch of DNA CCGATCCGGATCTTATTCCGGTGGTCATTGATGATGACTGGATTCAGCGGGTCAGCCGGACCATGCCGGAATTGCCCGACCAAAAGAAAAATCGCTTCATGACCCAGCTTGGGTTCAATGAAGAGGACGCCGCCATACTCACCTCTTCCCGGGAGCTGGCCGATTACTTTGAAAGCGCCCTTGGCCTTTATCCTGAAGCAAAAAAGCTCGGCAACTGGATCAAGACCGAGATGCTGCGCGAGTTAAAGGGCGAGGACGGCCTTGACATCGGCGGCTTCCCCGTTTCCCCGCAAAACCTCGCCGCCCTGCTCTCCATGGTGGACAAAGGCACCATCAGCGGCAAGATTGCCAAAACCGTTTTTGACGACATGATGCAAAGCGGCAAGGATGCCGCAACCATCGTCAAGGAAAAAAATCTGGTGCAGATGAGCGATGAAGGGGATCTTCTGAAAATGGTGCGGCAGATCATTGCCGACAACCCGGAGCAGACCGCGGATTTCAAGGGCGGCAAAACCAAACTCATGGGCTATTTTGTCGGTCAGCTCATGCAAAAAACAAAAGGCAAGGCCAATCCGCAACTGGCCAACCAGCTCTTCAATCAGGAGCTCGGCAAATAACAACAGGGCAGTCGATCCACGTGGCGGAGAAAACGACAAAGGAAAAGGGCACGGGACACCGGCAAAGGCTGCGCGATAAATTCACTTCCCGCGGCATTGACGCCTTAAATGACGACGAAGTCCTTGAACTGCTTCTTACCTTGGGCACTCCCCGCCGCGACTGCAAGGAAAGCGCCCGGAAGCTGCTGGCAAAATTCGGCAGCCTGGCCGAGGTACTGGAAGCAACCCCGTTTGATCTGCAGACCGTCAGCGGCATCGGGGCGAGCAACGGTTTCGCCATCCACTTCATCCAGAGCGTGGCCCGCCGTTACCTGAAACAGCGCCTGGAGGGCAAGAACTACCTCCGCTCTTCCCGGGAAGTGGCCGATTATCTGATTCACTCCATGCGGGATTTGAAAAAAGAGGTGTTTCAGGCCATTTTTCTTGACGCATCATTCGGCATTATTGCCTGTGAAATTCTCTTTGAAGGCACACTGTCGGTCAACTCCATTTATCCCAGGGAATTCATCAAAATGACCCTTGGTCATCATGCCGCTGCGGTAATCATTGCCCACAACCACCCCTCCGGCAGCAGGCAGCCCTCCGCGGCCGACAAAAAACTCACCCGCAACCTTTTCCTCGCCTGCTCGCTGCTGGATATCCAACTGCTTGATCATCTCATTATCGGTGCCGGCGAAGCGCCGTTCAGTTTTGCCGATCATGGCCTTATGGATGAAATCAAACAGGCATGCAGCAACCTGCTGTAACCCCGATGGATGAAAACACCGGCATATACCTGCACATCCCCTACTGCAGAAGCAAGTGCCGCTACTGTTCATTCAACTCCCATGCCGGGCGGGAACATGAAATTTCCGCTTATCTCGATGCGCTTCGCCGCCACATCAGCAGCATGGCAGACCATCCCTGGTGCAAACAGAGGATCTTTTCCTCCCTGTATATCGGCGGCGGCACACCGACAATCTGCGAAAGCAACGCGCTTGCCGAGCTTGTTGCCGGTTGCCTGGCCGCCTTTCCCTTTTCCTCAAAACCGGAGATCACGGTAGAATCAAACCCCAACAGCCTGTCGCGCGACACGCTCATCGCGCTCCGGCAATGCGGGGTGACCCGGTTAAGCATTGGAGTGCAGTCCTTTGATCCGGTTGATCTGACGATATTAGGACGCGTCCATTCAACGGATGACGCCAGCGCGGCCTTTTTTCTGTCCCGCCGGGCAGGATTCGACAACGTCAGCCTGGATCTGATGTTCGGACTGCCGGGGCAGACGGCAAAAAGTTGGCGGCATACCCTGGAGTCGGCGCTCGCCCTGGCGCCCGAGCACTTTTCCCTTTATGAACTCATGGTGGAGCAAGGCACGCCTCTTGCCGGGATGATCCAACGCAAAGAACTGAGCTTGCCGGCGGAAGACGAAGTGGTGGAAATGGCGCTTGTGACGGACACGCTTCTTGCCGCAGCGGGATTTGAACGTTACGAAATTTCAAATTACGCGAGGCCCGCCTTTGCCTGCCGCCACAACATCAACTACTGGGAGAACCGATCGTGGCTCGGCCTGGGGGCGGGTGCGGTGGGCTCGCTTTCCGGCATGAAAATTACCAACGTGGCGGATCCCGCCCTCTACATCCAGCGGGTTACCAGTGGAGTCGCACCCTATAGCGCCATGGAATGCCTCTGCCGGGAAGCCCTCTTCCGGGAAACGGTCATCATGGGTCTACGGATGATCAAAGGAATTTCAATCACCGATCTGGAGCAAAGATTCGGCTTCAGCCCGAAAACCTATTACGGCAAGGAAATGGATCGACTGCTTGAAAAAAATCTGCTCGTCATCACAGATGATCATCTCCATCTTTCCCAGCAGGCCCTGCCGGTGGCAAACCAGGTGCTGTCGCGGCTGGTGTGAACGTTTTAGGCGGCAAGCTGCATTGCGTCTTCCAGCATGACCTCAAGCTCGGCCAGGACGATTTCCTTGATGCGCAACGCCGATGCCTCGGCCGTGCTGACCAGGACGATGGAAGGATCCCGGCTCATGCCGATACCGAGCTTCATGCATGCCATATTGGTAAGCCGGACAATCACCAAGGGAATATTTTCCTGGTCAAAATCCTCCAGGTGATGATCACGGGCCAGATCGCAATAGATTGCCGGCAGATTCCAATTTGTAAGCAGTTTGTATCCCTGCTCGGCATGAAAGGAATTCAGCAGTTCATAACTGAGCTCATAGGAGATATCAAAAGCTATATCATCGGATTCTTTCATGGTGTCGATAACCCGCAGCAGAAACAGCTTGCCGATGTCATGAATCAAGCCGCCGATAAAGGCTTCATTGTCCTTTTCATGATAGCTCAACCTGCGCGCCAGCCACTGGGCACCGATGGCGCATCCCACCGAATGCTTCCACAGCTCATTTAAAATCCTGTTCAGCTTCTTATCCTTTGCCCGGTATTGCACGCGCTCGGAAGCAAGAAGCGCGAGCTCTCCGACCTGACGGGCTCCCAGCCGCACAATGGCATCCTTTACCGTGGTAATGGCCGAAAGCCCGCCGAAAAAAGGCGAATTGGCCGATTTCAGCACCTCAGTCACCAATACCTGATCCTGATGAATCAGCCGGCTCATTTCGCGGATATCATAATCCTCATGCCGGGCCATTTTCAGGATACGCATGGCAACTTCATTAAAAACCGGAAGCTGAAAATTCTCTTTGGCAACAAACTCGTTTATCTGGTCTATCAGTGACCGGGCATTATTCATTTTTCCACACCTAGCATCCTTTTTATTTCAGCAAGAGGCCTGGGCCTGTCCAGCCTGGGCAACTGGCGAATCACCTCATCGAAACTGGTCATTCCCCGGCCGGCTTTACAGATACCATCCTCAAGCAACGTTACCAGGCCCGTTGTCTGGGTGCTGACCTTTCTGATTTCATGAGACGTCTTGCGGGCAATAACGGCATCCTTGACCAATTCCCCGGGAATCAGCAATTCATGCACCGCCACCCTGCCCATATAGCCGGTAAAGCGGCATTTCCGGCAACCAATCCCTTTTTTGAAAACCAGGCCGCTTTCCTTTTTCTGGATATATCCCAGCCGGCGCAGCTCATCCGGCCCCAGCACATGGTCTTCGGCACAGGCATCACAGACTTTTCGCACCAGACGCTGGGCCAGGATGCCGGCCACGGTGGAGGCAATCAAGAAGGCCTCGATCTGCATGTCAAGCAGGCGCAGAAGTGCGCCGGTGCTGTCTTCGGTGTGAAACGTGGTTAAGACCTTATGCCCGGTCAACGCCGCCTCAATGGCCATTTCCGCGGAAAAACGGTCCCGGATCTCCCCGATGACAATGACATCAGGATCCTGCCGAACCATGTGCTTCAATGTTTCCTCGAAAGTAAGATTAATCTTGGGATTGATCGAGCACTGGGAAATCCCTTCGATCACAAACTCCACCGGATCCTCGGCGGTGATGATGCTGCAATTGGGATTATTAAGATGATTGACCGCGCTGTACAGGGTGCTCGTTTTCCCGGAGCCGGTGGGACCGGTGACGATAATGACGCCGCTTGGCGCATCAAGCGCCTCTTCCATGAATCGCTGCAGCACCCGCGGCTCCATGCCCAGTTCATCAATCCCCAGCAGTTCGTTCTGCCGGCCGAGCAGACGCATGACAATCTTCTCGCCATGGATGGTGGCATAAATGGAGACCCGAAGATCAATGCGGACATCCTTGTCGTCAAAAAAAATACGGCCGTCCTGGTGCCGGCGCCTTTCGGCGATGTCGGCGCCGGCCATGATTTTGATGCGGCTGGACAAAGCAGGGGCCATTTCCAGGGGAAAATCCTTGTAATGCGTCAACACGCCGTCCCGGCGGAAACGAATCTGCAGCTTCGCGGCCATGGGCTCGACATGGATGTCGCTGACGTTCTGCTTATGGGCCTCAATCAACATGGCATTAACCGCCAGCACCACCGCATTATCAGTTACTTCAAGCTTCGGCGCTTCTTTTTCCCCTTTCTGCGCCTTGCTTTCAATGGCGTTCAGCAATTCCAGAATGGATCTCTCCCTGGCAATGCCGATCCGGATCCCATCGCCGAAGATTTTTTTGGCGGCGTTGACATGATCCTTGTTTAACGGATCACCAAAGGCAATGAGAATGGCGTCGTCCTGATGGTGCAACGGCACAAATCTATTTTCCTGATAAGACTCCATCCTGCCCCGCTGAAAGATTTTCTGATCTATTTCGGCGACAGCCGGCTCAACAAAAGGAAACCCCAACTGGTAGGAAAGAACCCGGAGCAGATCATTTTCATCGACCAGGTTCAAATCGACCAGGGCCTGGCCGAATTTCCCCGTTTTGGCGTCCTGCTGACTGGCGAGCACCATGGCCAGCTCCGCCTCGCTGATGTACCCCAGCTCAACCAGCAGGGATCCCAAGGGAAGCGACACCGGCCCTGACCGCAAAACGTCCTGCACCTGTTCCTTGGTGACATACTGCAGCTCTTCCAGGACGCTGAGCAAACTCCGCTGGGTGCTGAGTTTGGCATGAACACGCTCGGCATAATGAAATTGCTCTTCCGTCAGGATGCCGGCCTTGATAAGCAATTTGGCGATTTCGTTCTTTTTCTCAACGGCAAACGTTTTCCGCCTGCTCCCACCATCCGCCTGCTGCTCTTTTTCCAGCTCAACCCGCACCTTAGCCATCCACGCCACCTTTGCATGTCAAACCGCATCCAATCATTGAAATACCCTCACCCTGTTCTCATGGGCATCAAATAGGCAGAATGTGAACTTCGACCTGAATTTCATGCCGCCCCTGCAGAAAAAGGCCTTTTCTGCCGTCGATGCCGACCGGGTCACCGAATCGAACGGTTTTGCCGCCGATATCACAGCGCTCTTCCGCTTCATAAACCTGCAGGGCACGGCATCCCACCACGCAGGTTTTCTCAAGCCGCAAGGCAACAACCGAGGCATGGGACGTCTGTCCGCCACGGGCGGTGAGCAGTCCGTCCGCCATGGAAATTTCCTTAATATCCTCAGGCACCGTGTCCTGCCGGATCAAAATGAGCGGCGTGCCGGGATTCTGTTCCCGCATCTGCCGAATATTGTCCTCGTTGAAAACGGCAAGGCCGGATATGGCGCTGCCGCTCACCCCGATTCCCTTCCCCAGAATATCCTTGCTGAGCAGATGTTCATCCTTGAACACCATGAACCGTTCTTTCTTTTTAATGGTGATCATATCGCGCGTCTGCAGGATATACAGATCCGATTCCCGTGGGCCTTCAAAGGTGAATTCCATTTCCTGGGGATTCCACTGCTTTTCATAAACCAGGTCCCGGGCAATGGACAGCAGCCGTTGATAGACCTCGGGTGACCGCATTTCCAGGGAAAACTCCACCGGTCTCCCATCAATTTCCGCCTGTTCAACCGAAATGGGAAATGTGGTGACAAGTCCGCTGACAATATCTTCCCCCTGGTCGCCGGGGGCATAGTCGCCCCACAAAGCCACCCGGCGCACCTTGCGATAGGGATGGGCGGTAAAGACAACCCCGCTGCCGGACTGGGGGCCAAGATTGCCGTAAACCATGGCCTGGACAATGGCCGCCGTGCCCCACGCATCCGATATGCCCATCAGGTTACGGTATCCCCTTGTTTTCGGGGCGTCCCAGGAGCCAAGCACCATTTCGATCGCCCCCACCAGCTGCAGCCACGGATCATCGGGGATCATAATGCCGAGATCTTTCAGTTTCTGCTGGTAATTGAGGGCAAGCTCCCGCATCTGGTCGGGGCTGAACTGGCTCTTCACCGTCACCCTGTGCCTGGCCTTGGCTTCATTCATCAAGGCCTGAAAGGTGTCGCGGCCGATTCCCTTGGTCATCCCCCAGGACTGAAGGAAACGGCGATAGTTGTCCCAAGCCAGATATTTCTTGCCCGGCACTGCCGAGACACCTTGGATAATCTCGCTGTTTAACCCGACATTATGAATGGTGGCCATCATGCCCGGCATGGAGATGGATGCCCCGCTGCGCACCGAAACCAGCAATGGATTATCCGGATCCCCGTATTTGGCGCCGGTCTTTTCCTCCACCTTGTTCAGCGCGTAACGCATCTGCTTCATGAACTCGTTGCGCGCCATGTAAAAGCTGTTCACCACCGGCCAGCAGCGAAAAATTTCCGTGGTAATAATAAAGCCCGGCGGCACCGGTTTGTTGTCAATGGCGAGCAGGCTGAGATTGAATCCCTTGTTGCCGAGCAGAATCAGGTTTTTGGCATGGGCGCTCTTGCGGTTAAACTCATGAATGGCCTTTTCGGGATTATAGGTCATCAGCAGATCAAGCTGCCGCTCATCAAGCAGCTCGCGCTGCCGTTCCAGAACCTGATAAATTCTGGTAATAAAATTATCCAGATGCTGCAGCCCAAAGGTGCCGGCGATGAGATCCCGCATGAAGGCCTCGGAAAGACGATGGATCGTCTCGCCGTTACAGCGACCGGAGACGCTCGTTTCGTCATCCTCCCAGAGATTACGGTATTTGGCCAGCAGGTTGACTGCGCCGATCTGGGGAATGATGATGGAGAGGTTATTCTGGTGGATATTGGTGTAATAGGCATAAATAACGTCTTTTACCCCTTCCGACAACCCTCGGAAGATATCGATATACTGGGTATAGGAAAAACGTTTTATGCCCAGGGAATTGGACAGCAGGGCAACATAGGTCTCCAGGCGGCGGCTGGTGATGCCGTCAATCCGCAGGGCCCGCAGATAAAGGCGCAGATACTTGACAATCCGAATAAAGGTTGCCCGGGTGACAAAGGAAAGATTCAGGGTTGAAGGCAGCCGTTCCAAGTAGATATTGGCCAGATTTTCCAACCGGAAGGTGAGTCCCAGGGCGTCAAACTTCTTTTCGCTGTATCGGCCGTACACCGATGGGATATCGACCGCAATATGCCGTTTATGATAAATATCCTCCCGCGCCTCAAAGATCTTTGGGCTTAAAATGATATCTTTCAGCTGTTCAAGATGATCGAGCAGCGCGGTCAGACACTGCACGGTGTCGCAGATTTCAAGATCGGCGAGCAACTGCTCCATCTCCGGGAACCCGCCGCTTGCCGCCTGTTCCAGCTGGCGGCGCAGCTCCTGAAAGCCCAGGTTATACTTGAGATCAAGCAGCCGGTACATGTCAACCAGCAATTCAAAGCGCCGCAGTTCATGGACACTGACATCCTTCTGTTGCGCAAGAAAGTGGGCGATCTGCTCCTCATCCCACTGCAACAGATCGCTTTCCTTGGTAAAATGGTCCACGGCAAAGAGGCGGGTGGTGAGGATATGCAGCTCATCGACAAAGGGCCCGCTTGTTTCCACCTGATTTAATACCTCAGCCGGCAAAAAATCCCGCAAGACATTCTTGTCCAGGGTGTGCCAGAAACAGATGATGGCCTTGATAAAGCCGACAATCAGGTTGGAGCTCTCCACATGACTCTGCTTGCGGAGAAAGTGTATGAGCAGATCCTTGCGCTTGTGGATTTCATCAAGCTCGGTGGAGACGTCGCGCAGATGACCTTCCGCCCCGATTTCATTAAAGAAAACCGGCATAAGTTTGGTGAACTGCTTGACGAGATTATACACCGGCGCAATGGGATGATTGAGCAGATGGCTGATGTCCCGCTGGAACAGGTCCGTATCCTTGACACAGGTCCCGGAAAGCTTGAGGTTAATGATGAGCGCCGAAAAAAGAGTGGAACACCATTTCGGTTCCTGCATGATCAGATTGAGCCAGACCCGGATATTGGCCAGATGGGCCGGGTTGGTGATGGGCTGCCAATCCTGGTCGACGCCGACAACATTGGCGTACTGGAAGCCAAAACGCACCGTCTCCCAAAGGAAGGTCTCCACCAGACGGCTGTTTTCCCGCTGAAAAACCTCGGTCCCCAAAACCTGGATACACTGCAGTGCGGTATGGGGGTAGCGTCTGACATTTTCCTTTAACAGCTGAACCGCGGTGAGCAGAAACGACTCGATTTCCTCAAAAGTCTGCTTGCGAATGAGCAGCACCAGGCTGCGGTTGATCTCCCGCAGACTCTCCTCGTGGATCAGATACAGCCCGGAGGTTCGCATGATCCGGAAGAGGAAAATGAGTTTTCTGTTTTGGGCAAAACGGTCATCTTCCCGCCTTGCCTCGCCTTCCCGGCTGACAACCAGTTTTTCAGGAATCTCCCGGTAAAGGCGCACCAAGTCCATGTGGGCCGGCAGTGCCAGCATGGCCTGCAGGCTTTCCAGGTCATTATTGACCGGAATCGCCTCAAGCTTTTCCAGGTAGAGCCGGATCTGATCGTGGGAGATGGCATTAAAAAGCTTGCCCGCGTCCCAGTTGTCACACATGTCGCTGCACTGGGCCAGAAACCAGGGCAAAGGATCGTCAACCTCGAGCCAGTACCGGTAATTAAGCTGCAGCACCCTTTTGAACAACCGGACTGCCGGCTCGATGAGAAATGTCGCCTCCTTTTTCCTGTACTCAACCAGGGAAACGGCGATTTTTTTCATGGGGTGCTGGCCCTGCACCATGAGCATGATGATCTGACCGTCAAGTGCGTGCAGCTTGGAGAAAAGCTCCGCCAGCACCACTTCATATTCCTTTAATTCGGCCTTGCCGCAGTTGATGATGCGGTCGACATAGGCCAGCAGCGACTCCATGCAGAGACTCAGCAGGGTTTTGTTCTTGCGGGTTTCGTCCAGCACCTGCAGGAAAATGTCGGAAAAAAGACGGAATGACTCAGGGCCTTTTGTCGTGCCGCAAAAAAGGCTGACATTTTTCAACACAAAGGTGCGCAGTCTGGGAACGATCAGATTCCAATTGCGATAGGGATGATGCACCTCATACAGCAATTCATAGAGGTTATTGTGAATTCCCTTATAATCACGAATCAGGTCAAGCAAGACCGCGCGATGCGGATCAATAATGACATCGGCAACCGCGGTTTCCTGGAGATTTGCCTTTAAGGCGCTGGAGGTTTCATGGAGACGTTTTTCAGATTGATTCATAGATGAAAAAAAATATCCGGTCACCGCAAAAGGGCCCACGGAACTCACTGGAAAACAAATTCAATTCGCCAGTGACCGCCGTGGGCTCCTTGGTTGCTTTATTGATTTTTGTGCCGTAAACGAACCAGGTTTAGATGGTTTTCTGGCTTTCCATCAGCAAAATGAGATCCAGCACCCGGTTCGAATAGCCCCATTCATTGTCATACCAGCTGAGCACCTTGACCATGTTGCCGATCACCTTGGTGGACATGGCATCGACCACCGAGGAATGGGGATTGCCCTGATAATCAATGGAAACAAGGGGCTCCTCCGAATAGCCGAGAAAGCGATTGGCGCTGTTTTTCAACGCCTCGTTCACCTCGGACACCGAAGTCTCCTTTTCCACCTCCATGACCGCATCAACCAGCGAGACATTGGGAGTGGGAACGCGAACCGCCAGTCCGTCGAACTTTCCTTTTAATTCCGGAATAACCAGCGATACCGCGGCCGCGGCCCCGGTTTTGGTGGGAATCATCGACAGGGCTGCCGCGCGCGCCCGGCGCAGATCGCTATGGGGGAAATCAAGAATCCGCTGGTCGTTGGTGTAGGCATGGACCGTTGTCATCAATCCTTTCCTGATGCCGAAATGATCCATGATCACCTTGGCAAAAGGGGCCAGACAGTTGGTCGTGCAGGAGGCATTGGAAACGATATGGTCCTGGGCCGGATCATACTCATGCTCATTGACGCCCATGACTATTGTTTTTACCCCTCCCTTGGCCGGCGCCGAAATTACCACCTTTTTGGCCCCGGCATCGATGTGGGCGCCGGCTTTTTCCGCGCTGGTAAAAAGTCCCGTTGATTCAACCACATAATCCACCCCCAGATCCCCCCAGGGGATATCGGCCGGATTCCGGTGATTAAAAATCGCCACTTCTCTGTTGCCGACCTTCAGCCCTTTGTCCGACTGCCGGACCTCCTGGTCGTAAACGCCCATCACCGAATCATATTTCAACAGATGGGCCAGGGTTTGATGATCGGTGAGATCATTGATGGCCACTATCTCAATATCTTTAAACAATGGATCTTTGCCCTGCGCCCTGAAAATATTTCTGCCGATTCGTCCAAATCCGTTGATCCCGATTCTCACCGCCATGCCGACCTCCTCCTGAAAGATTAGGAGCCGTTACGAAATAACCTCTTCATTATCGGTCATTTCGTTATGGCTCCTTATGCCGTTCTCTGATCCCAGAACGACGATATTATTTCATGACACCGGCTTCACGTCGCTTGCCTCCAAGAGACGCATGAGCCGATGCCTGTTTCGTTTTCAATCCAGCCCGCAGCTGATGGGAACGCCGGATCGCCTCACCGCACTGCCGGTTGAGGCGAAGCGCCGCCTGATAGGCGTCATATGCCTTTTCATACCAGTTGCCGTCATAATAACTCCGAGCCGCATAACAGAAGCCATTTTCAGGCGCGCCGGGGAACATATCGGAAAAAATATCCGCAAGCGACTCGCCCCACAGGTCGCGAACCGCCTCCCCATGCTCCACCAGATAGCGGAGCAGAAGAAAATTGCCGCTTTGTTCAGGCAGCATGAGGCGCAGCAGATACCTTGCCCGGCTGAACATACCCCCCAAACTTTCCATCTGACGCTCGATTTCACGGGAAATTCGCGCCATAAAACGGCGGCACTCAAGTCCGCAAAAGGAAAAGATCTGCTGCTCCCGCCCCTCCATCTCCTGGGCCGGTGGTCCATAATACTGAAAGAGGTAGATATTTTCCTTGAGCTTCATCGCTTCATGGAAAAGAGACCCCATCACCCATTCAAGCTGGCAGTCATTGAATTGATATGTCGGGTCCGCGTCGCGCCAAAGCTGATGACAATCGTCCTTCAGCCGCCAAAGCCGTCCCTTTTTTGTTTCTGAACCGACCAGATTTTCGATATCTCCGTAAGCTGGTTGGCCGCTTTGCAGATAGTCCCGGTATATTTTCAGAAACACTTCCGATGTCTGGTAAAAGCCCTGCAGCAATTTGGTGACATGAAAATCCCGGCGCTGGGCAAACCAGTCATTTTTCCCCTGGTCTGCACGCATCAATTTCGGCACAGGGCAAGCGCATCCTGGTAAAGCTGCATATATCGTAGCACAATTTTATCCCAGGTGTAGACATTCTGAATAACTTTTACACTGTCTTGCTGCATATCCGCTATTTTCCCGGGTCTTTCCCGGAATGTCTTCATCGCCCTCTGCATGGCCGCCATCAAGGCGGCGGCGGTGTGCTCATGATAAACAAAGCCGGTTTTGTCGTCCTGCACCTTGACCAGCCCGCCCACATGGTGAGCAACCGGCAGATTGCCGAAAAGCTGGGCAATGTAATCGGTCAACCCGCAAGGCTCATAGCGGGATGGAATGAGAAAAAAATCCCCTGCCGCATACACCTTGTTGGCAAGTAGCTCATCATAGCCGAAAAGGACGCAGACCCTGCCCGCATACTTTTTGTTTTCAGCCAGATTGCGCAGGTCATCCTCAAGCTCCTTCACGCCGGTGCCCAGCACGAGAACCTGAAACCCATCATCCAGGGGAAGCAGGGTTTCCAGTGCCCCCACCAGGTTGTCGACGCCTTTTTGCTCGGTCAGGCGACCAATGAAGGTGAAGAGCGGCTGGCCATACAGCGGCTGCAGCGATCCGCTGACAAGGACTTTGCCGAGGTCCTTTTTCTCCAGCATGGCGACAATATCGCGCCGGCAGACCGCTTTTCCGCCAAGCTTTTTTTCGACCGGCGAAAAAGGCGCGGCAATACCGAGCCGCTCGGCATTTTGCGGGTTAAAGTCATCCGGATTGATTCCGTTTGTCACCCCCTGCAGCATTACCCCCCGGTTGGCCAGGATATGACCGAGCCAGCCGGTCATGACGTCGTCGTCGCTTTCCCGCAATTCCCGGGCGTAATTTTCGCTCACCGTGTTCATGACCACATAGGGAGCTGAGGCGAGAAAGGGATCAAAACGTCCCCCCAGCAGATTTTTCCCGATGATGCGGGACGGCAGTCCGGTAATTGCTTTGGCATAGGGCAGATCATCCACTTCCTGGTGATAGCCGAGACCGGCATTGTGGATGGTGACGACAAAGCCGGTTTTGCGAAAAAACTGTCGAAAGCCGTCACGTTCGCGAGCCATAACGGGGAGCAAGGCGGCGTGGCCGTCATGGCAATGGACGATATCCGGCCTTTTCCCTTTGAAGAGCATGAAATTGAGGGCCGCCTTCTGCAGGAGGACATTCATGGCAAAATAGTCATAATGTCCCGACCCCCGCTGGTGATGCGGGTCTTCCTCTTCATCCTCCGCCGTATAGGTGTAAACCGCGCGTTTTTCCCGGAAGCGGTCCGCATCCACCAGGTAAATGGTCAGGGTACGCTTGCCCTCTTTTTTTTCCTTTGCCCAGATACGGACATCTTCCCGCCTTTCGACGCCGACGTAGTGCATGTCAACCTGCAGTGATTCGGCAGGTTTGAAGCCCCGTGCCGCCGGACTGATGAAGCCATACATGGGCAGCATGACCGCAACATTCGCCCTTTTGACCAGCGATTCAGCCAGCTGA from Desulfobulbaceae bacterium DB1 encodes:
- a CDS encoding glycogen synthase; its protein translation is MSSQKKIKKIEDIWIVTREFDGLAGAGGVKDVCRQLAESLVKRANVAVMLPMYGFISPAARGFKPAESLQVDMHYVGVERREDVRIWAKEKKEGKRTLTIYLVDADRFREKRAVYTYTAEDEEEDPHHQRGSGHYDYFAMNVLLQKAALNFMLFKGKRPDIVHCHDGHAALLPVMARERDGFRQFFRKTGFVVTIHNAGLGYHQEVDDLPYAKAITGLPSRIIGKNLLGGRFDPFLASAPYVVMNTVSENYARELRESDDDVMTGWLGHILANRGVMLQGVTNGINPDDFNPQNAERLGIAAPFSPVEKKLGGKAVCRRDIVAMLEKKDLGKVLVSGSLQPLYGQPLFTFIGRLTEQKGVDNLVGALETLLPLDDGFQVLVLGTGVKELEDDLRNLAENKKYAGRVCVLFGYDELLANKVYAAGDFFLIPSRYEPCGLTDYIAQLFGNLPVAHHVGGLVKVQDDKTGFVYHEHTAAALMAAMQRAMKTFRERPGKIADMQQDSVKVIQNVYTWDKIVLRYMQLYQDALALCRN